In Methanococcus maripaludis, a single window of DNA contains:
- a CDS encoding HEPN domain-containing protein → MKELTCRGKWIIPGDKKEVYGTLNYTSSEKILDLIEVEGNFSNIMQPGQIIDPILIKGHTEDGKYLTVEGYPLNLKYRGLGYNTAKFNVTKVYYGKYFPNREELNFKKVMVKFYNLREWSCIVGYLEYIRAENTYGASCEVPDPLYLGTFEDFKFYIGMHFDGSFVQNCSFSIDIDFKLIIEHENGDLVNFSKYLDIIKSFEKFLSFSIGSRVYPHEIIGSIPKGEKDAHIDIYLEELHEKPPKKIINSDNMLFNNSHENMESIFTKWFEIEKRLKPIFNLYFSTKKFNMPLAYNFISLCYALESYHRQTRINERLPIDEYNTRVEEIKDVFSMKDSRYKRWLDGKLRGNEPSLADRLRELLKEYLPQWGNNTIHDFSEFVAHNRNGLSHEAALRAENHSEIYHATKKLEILLELCIMEEIGFEKEEILKIFHDKIRLEFEIGV, encoded by the coding sequence ATGAAAGAACTAACATGTAGGGGCAAATGGATTATTCCTGGTGATAAAAAAGAAGTTTATGGGACTTTAAACTATACTTCATCAGAAAAAATTCTGGATTTAATAGAAGTTGAGGGGAATTTTAGCAATATAATGCAACCAGGACAGATCATAGATCCTATTTTAATAAAAGGGCATACTGAAGATGGTAAATATTTAACCGTGGAAGGCTATCCCCTTAATCTAAAATATAGAGGTTTAGGATATAACACAGCTAAATTTAATGTAACAAAAGTTTACTATGGGAAGTATTTTCCTAACCGCGAAGAACTTAATTTTAAAAAAGTCATGGTAAAATTTTACAATTTACGGGAATGGTCCTGTATTGTGGGGTACTTGGAGTATATACGTGCTGAAAATACGTATGGTGCAAGTTGCGAGGTACCTGATCCATTATATTTAGGAACGTTTGAAGATTTTAAATTTTATATTGGCATGCATTTTGATGGATCATTTGTTCAAAATTGTTCTTTTTCAATAGATATAGATTTTAAATTAATTATTGAACATGAAAATGGGGATCTTGTAAATTTTTCAAAATATTTAGACATTATTAAGTCTTTTGAAAAATTTTTATCTTTTTCGATAGGTAGTCGTGTTTATCCTCATGAAATCATAGGTAGTATTCCAAAAGGTGAAAAAGATGCCCATATTGACATATATCTTGAAGAATTACACGAAAAACCACCTAAAAAGATAATAAACTCCGATAACATGTTATTCAATAATTCCCATGAAAATATGGAATCAATATTTACGAAATGGTTTGAAATAGAAAAACGATTAAAACCTATTTTTAACTTATATTTCTCAACTAAAAAGTTTAACATGCCTTTAGCATACAATTTCATTAGTTTATGTTATGCTCTTGAATCATATCATCGTCAGACTAGAATTAACGAAAGATTACCAATTGATGAATATAATACAAGAGTAGAAGAAATCAAAGATGTATTTAGCATGAAAGATAGCAGATATAAACGCTGGTTAGATGGTAAGCTTAGAGGTAATGAACCCAGTTTGGCAGACCGTTTAAGAGAATTGTTAAAAGAATATTTGCCGCAATGGGGAAACAATACAATACATGATTTTTCTGAATTTGTAGCACATAATAGAAATGGATTATCACATGAAGCAGCATTGCGGGCTGAAAACCATTCTGAAATATACCATGCAACTAAAAAATTAGAAATACTGTTAGAACTTTGTATAATGGAAGAAATCGGTTTTGAAAAAGAAGAAATTCTCAAAATATTTCATGATAAAATTAGATTAGAATTTGAAATTGGGGTTTAA